One window from the genome of Malacoplasma penetrans HF-2 encodes:
- a CDS encoding ABC transporter permease produces MFATFSSLYFSSNISNSYNSLSASSNGNEAFLETKDSELKNNNLSYDFDSLNNLNPIKPNSDGKYFNSLDEYANLNFSFIYPETNLYHSSFTKQSNARNYIFAYYTSSADTNKYFKGDGVNKADSLYKDRARGILASYGNLKIPDSSNQWRAFGLELGNEDLKNIIYEIDPLTGQTAIDANSNYVNTLGYFSDGYISSTITLWGGNLKYPTNVTGTSATDISGKTYRVKNNNTDTPFFVGETGYGKEWWTDQNYDLNGSNLNEIFSKFQTVEQTTDTPDIVNIMSSAYIQSSVALSLDKNIDWNIASLTPYYDYMRIMRDKRYLTQETTGKNQDLIVSVHLDMSKLSTLQRQTFDFVREKYGVQKYIDLTSFLYTVNGQSVKTALLASPNLSAELKKEIEGLSVDSLLPILKQTFGTTTGYEILITWLENYGNEKLITVKKELLKYEREFLSYKELSTFDNFTYKTQKSFTLSDFKTSQSFLVSHKGGVSNPNENNSINDLQILSGSKITNGYDFLSSKYDYLNKEVYSDDEQKTNSTKYEDISNTLLSTTRIGGGSQQEIETGGYSINPNGDYLINLVKFINDSYVTGETENTNANNSSESSKLLSDRIKELAKKIVDHYNGTTANVSGSINVNDYYHLFAMATPQNYYVYTNTDNPDNNSSYIFSNNNQNLEYSFSANAGMTPTTYSSRASLYAPYGNSIVVNEAWLNSNQKSVLPTNQWQKVLLMNSSEFRTWKQNLDGRYKVNINSLEFIIIGSGISFENSFPIVSIESPIPNPRIEGVTYVDDMGYESLLYTNSFSNQDIYFAIRFNYGEKVDLSSLNSLMDSYTKKAYLSSEITDFTNLLTARISYPKLIAIYINLFVTILVAVLLVIGIYLSSLLVKIYVEKNKVSLAIAKANGISSIQIAISLSVFGAFAAIISGVVGYLSAFLLQGLFVGILSNFWYIPISVREFSYIGLFSGIACLYIAFLLFSFLGVWKTFRSPINELLSSSEEMKVNKLLYLLKSKKTSFFVLAKFRIALTLSKLTRFILFVVLCSAGLSIIAVGTAIPRKFETSQTNTLENRRYGYSYNLQTPSEQSGLYKVQEYAYLGTNDEAGGIYDIFSNTMFDNNNPYRKLVTSTDQDEKDLLALRDLQGNVIKYSNGQPKYFSNLLLPSYVHVDAFKKDPQLFRNAVVSKWLVDFEISIAGIYVNAWQFVSEAFPLELISRINAISNNFLISVLEVPELKTINDTQNYITRNSSGNYVLNPEKVLDLTNVSDTNSIRFNNEFLKYIGMIYGNTELSSIDAKISFGIVPFRSMETNSLTESYTYLDATLNDPTVRIPSVRNNGKNLLIDINKEIFGIKKDSQFVTLIGDKKNDLNSKLFEPVETEDNYLVYPAVVNKGAAYQYDLEVGDTFKIDVKNSYTRYTDSMSGINPTKSVKLKVVGISSDAFATSIYISQDNANTILGLNFNQGATIIGTSTYGNGTMETTVLGDWSSGVLKPSGTETNANYRIKQVEYPKSYVPFNGVFSKEENPLLVNSLVLENTSGLWGNYSSFTDSGFAGLVSTVGINNIINMAMPYSEEGLSKLATNLSISSNSRNDIITRLSSSMSISSLQTWLQNNFGTPSIVAINSFEYFTTVFDTYVTIFNTLISIETLIICLFIPLIIIIVMIISSVMMNDFRRLVAILKTLGYSDKENLLSILVIFVPVVLISLIVGIAIVATLSVLFNFMVFNAASIYLAPEIDWLAYLFGFIAIVGIVTINFIFVALYLKKQNLRNSIS; encoded by the coding sequence GTGTTTGCAACTTTTTCATCGCTTTATTTTTCTAGCAATATCTCAAATTCTTATAATTCTTTAAGTGCATCTTCAAATGGGAATGAAGCATTTTTAGAAACCAAGGATTCTGAATTAAAAAATAATAATCTTTCTTATGATTTTGATAGTTTAAATAACTTAAATCCAATTAAACCAAACTCTGATGGTAAATATTTCAATTCACTAGATGAATATGCAAATTTAAATTTCAGTTTTATTTATCCTGAAACTAATTTGTATCATTCATCTTTTACTAAACAATCAAATGCTAGAAACTACATTTTTGCTTACTATACATCAAGTGCGGATACTAATAAATATTTTAAAGGTGATGGAGTTAATAAAGCTGATTCTTTATATAAAGATAGAGCCAGAGGAATTTTAGCTTCATATGGTAATTTAAAAATACCTGATAGTTCAAATCAATGAAGAGCTTTTGGGTTAGAACTTGGAAATGAAGATTTAAAAAACATAATTTATGAAATTGATCCATTAACTGGACAAACTGCAATTGATGCAAATTCAAATTATGTAAATACTTTAGGTTATTTTAGTGATGGTTATATAAGTTCTACTATTACGTTATGGGGTGGTAATTTAAAATACCCAACTAATGTAACAGGAACTTCTGCAACTGATATTTCTGGGAAAACTTATAGAGTAAAAAATAACAATACTGATACTCCATTTTTTGTTGGGGAAACCGGTTATGGAAAAGAATGATGAACTGACCAAAATTATGATTTAAATGGTAGCAATTTAAATGAAATTTTCAGTAAATTTCAAACTGTAGAACAAACAACAGATACACCAGATATTGTTAATATTATGTCTAGTGCATATATTCAATCTTCTGTAGCTTTATCTTTGGATAAAAACATAGATTGAAATATAGCTTCATTAACACCTTACTATGACTACATGAGAATAATGAGGGATAAGAGATATTTAACCCAAGAAACTACAGGAAAAAACCAAGACCTTATTGTAAGTGTTCATTTAGACATGAGTAAATTATCAACACTACAAAGACAAACTTTTGATTTTGTAAGAGAAAAATATGGTGTTCAAAAATATATTGATTTAACTAGTTTTCTTTATACAGTCAATGGGCAATCTGTTAAGACTGCATTGCTAGCAAGTCCAAATCTTAGTGCAGAGTTAAAGAAAGAAATAGAAGGCTTAAGTGTAGATTCTTTACTTCCTATTTTAAAACAAACTTTTGGGACTACAACAGGTTATGAAATACTAATAACTTGATTAGAAAATTATGGTAATGAAAAATTAATTACAGTAAAAAAAGAATTATTAAAATATGAAAGAGAATTTTTGTCTTATAAGGAATTATCCACTTTTGATAACTTTACTTATAAAACACAAAAATCTTTTACTTTATCAGACTTTAAAACTTCACAATCTTTCTTAGTTTCTCACAAAGGTGGAGTTTCAAATCCTAATGAAAATAATTCGATTAATGATTTACAAATTTTATCTGGTTCTAAAATTACTAATGGATATGATTTCTTATCAAGTAAATATGATTATTTAAATAAAGAAGTATATTCAGATGATGAACAAAAAACTAATAGTACTAAATATGAAGATATAAGTAATACCCTCTTATCAACAACAAGAATTGGTGGGGGTAGCCAGCAAGAAATTGAAACAGGTGGATACTCTATTAATCCAAATGGTGATTATTTAATAAATTTAGTTAAATTTATTAATGATTCATATGTTACTGGAGAAACAGAAAATACTAATGCTAATAACTCATCTGAATCTAGTAAATTACTATCAGATAGAATTAAAGAATTAGCTAAAAAAATAGTGGACCATTATAATGGAACAACAGCAAATGTTTCAGGAAGCATAAACGTAAATGATTATTATCACTTATTTGCAATGGCTACTCCACAAAACTATTATGTTTATACAAATACAGATAATCCTGATAATAATTCATCATATATATTTAGTAATAACAATCAGAATTTAGAATATAGTTTTTCTGCCAATGCCGGAATGACTCCAACAACTTACTCATCAAGAGCTTCACTATATGCACCTTATGGTAACTCAATAGTTGTTAATGAAGCATGATTAAATAGCAATCAAAAATCTGTTTTACCAACTAATCAATGACAAAAAGTTTTATTGATGAATTCTAGTGAATTCAGAACATGAAAGCAAAATTTAGATGGTAGATATAAAGTAAATATAAATTCATTGGAATTTATTATTATAGGTTCAGGAATTTCTTTTGAAAATTCTTTCCCTATAGTTTCTATTGAATCTCCAATTCCTAACCCTAGGATTGAGGGTGTGACTTATGTAGATGATATGGGATATGAATCTCTACTTTATACAAACTCATTTTCTAACCAAGATATTTATTTTGCTATTAGATTTAACTATGGTGAAAAAGTTGATTTAAGTTCATTAAATTCATTAATGGATTCATATACTAAAAAAGCATATTTATCATCTGAGATTACTGATTTTACTAACTTACTAACAGCTAGAATTTCATATCCTAAGTTAATTGCTATTTATATTAATTTATTTGTAACTATTTTAGTGGCTGTTTTATTAGTAATTGGAATTTATTTATCTTCTTTACTAGTTAAGATTTATGTAGAAAAAAACAAAGTATCTTTAGCAATTGCAAAAGCTAATGGAATAAGCAGTATTCAAATTGCTATTTCTTTATCTGTGTTTGGTGCATTTGCTGCTATCATCTCTGGTGTTGTGGGATATTTATCAGCGTTCTTATTACAAGGTTTATTTGTAGGTATACTAAGTAACTTCTGATATATCCCAATAAGTGTTCGTGAATTTTCTTACATAGGGTTATTTAGTGGAATAGCTTGTTTATATATAGCATTCTTATTATTCTCATTCTTAGGTGTGTGAAAAACATTTAGAAGCCCAATTAATGAATTATTGTCATCTAGTGAAGAAATGAAAGTTAATAAACTTTTATATTTATTAAAATCTAAAAAAACTTCTTTCTTTGTTTTAGCTAAATTTAGAATTGCATTAACTTTATCTAAATTAACAAGGTTTATATTATTTGTAGTATTATGTTCTGCAGGCCTTTCTATAATTGCGGTTGGTACTGCTATTCCTAGAAAATTTGAAACTTCACAAACTAATACTTTAGAAAATAGAAGATATGGATATAGTTATAATTTACAAACACCAAGTGAACAAAGTGGATTATATAAAGTTCAAGAATATGCATATTTAGGAACAAATGATGAAGCTGGTGGAATTTATGATATTTTCTCTAACACAATGTTTGATAATAATAATCCATATAGAAAATTAGTTACTTCTACAGATCAAGATGAAAAAGACTTATTAGCATTAAGAGATCTTCAAGGGAATGTTATTAAATATAGTAATGGGCAACCTAAATATTTCTCAAACTTATTATTACCAAGTTATGTTCATGTAGATGCTTTTAAAAAAGATCCTCAATTATTTAGAAATGCAGTAGTTTCTAAATGGTTAGTTGATTTTGAAATTTCAATTGCTGGAATCTATGTAAATGCATGACAATTTGTTAGTGAAGCATTCCCATTAGAATTGATATCTAGAATTAATGCTATTAGCAATAATTTCTTAATCAGTGTATTAGAAGTTCCAGAATTAAAAACTATTAATGATACTCAAAATTACATTACAAGAAACAGTTCTGGTAACTATGTATTAAATCCAGAAAAAGTATTAGATCTAACAAATGTTTCTGATACTAACTCAATTAGATTTAATAATGAGTTTTTAAAATATATTGGAATGATTTATGGAAATACTGAGTTAAGTTCAATAGATGCAAAAATTTCTTTTGGTATTGTTCCATTTAGAAGTATGGAAACTAATTCACTAACTGAAAGTTATACATATTTAGATGCAACATTGAATGATCCAACTGTAAGAATTCCATCTGTTAGAAACAATGGTAAAAACTTATTAATTGATATCAACAAAGAAATCTTTGGTATTAAAAAAGATTCTCAGTTTGTTACTTTAATAGGTGATAAAAAGAATGATTTAAATAGTAAATTGTTTGAACCGGTAGAAACTGAAGACAACTATTTAGTTTATCCTGCTGTTGTAAATAAAGGTGCTGCTTATCAATATGATTTAGAAGTTGGAGATACTTTTAAAATTGATGTTAAAAATTCATACACTAGATATACAGATAGTATGAGTGGAATTAATCCAACCAAATCAGTTAAATTAAAAGTTGTAGGAATATCAAGTGATGCTTTTGCAACTAGTATTTATATTAGTCAAGACAATGCAAATACAATTTTAGGATTAAACTTTAACCAAGGAGCAACAATTATTGGGACTAGTACATATGGTAATGGTACTATGGAAACTACAGTTTTAGGTGATTGAAGTTCAGGGGTATTAAAACCTTCTGGTACTGAAACAAATGCAAATTATAGAATTAAGCAAGTTGAATACCCTAAAAGCTATGTTCCATTTAATGGTGTGTTTTCAAAAGAAGAAAATCCATTATTAGTAAATTCATTAGTATTAGAAAATACTAGTGGATTATGAGGCAACTATTCATCATTTACAGACAGTGGTTTTGCTGGTTTAGTTTCAACAGTTGGTATTAATAATATTATTAATATGGCCATGCCATATAGTGAAGAAGGATTATCTAAACTAGCAACTAATTTAAGTATTAGTTCTAATAGTAGAAATGATATTATTACAAGACTATCTTCTTCTATGAGTATTTCTTCTCTTCAAACATGACTACAAAATAATTTTGGAACACCTTCAATTGTAGCTATTAATTCATTTGAATATTTCACAACAGTATTTGATACTTATGTAACAATCTTTAATACATTAATTTCTATAGAAACACTAATTATCTGCTTATTCATCCCTCTTATTATCATTATTGTTATGATAATAAGTTCAGTAATGATGAATGACTTTAGAAGGTTAGTAGCAATTCTAAAAACATTAGGATATTCAGACAAAGAAAACTTATTATCAATCTTAGTAATATTTGTTCCAGTTGTTTTAATATCTCTAATAGTAGGAATTGCAATAGTAGCAACTCTATCAGTACTCTTTAATTTCATGGTATTTAATGCTGCTTCTATTTACTTGGCTCCAGAAATAGATTGATTGGCATATCTATTTGGATTTATAGCAATTGTAGGAATTGTAACAATTAACTTTATTTTTGTTGCTTTATATTTGAAAAAGCAAAACTTAAGAAATTCAATTTCTTAG
- a CDS encoding MATE family efflux transporter: MKVFKNKKRKFLNESMYETESIPKLTLKVLVPSLFVSLLFGIYIFVDQILMQHIIPVNGINYLENALLSAGLTKDQILSVLSPNDSQANYDNLIYQANRNMIVYQTSVIGTVNLIFISIGLFINSGASVLFSRALAQQDKQKCKSIWVSSFYSCLFLSIVLTVLIMSIQTYIVEACIAKSTVSTSEVVNSYNQVRHQLILNAANKYMYFITGSIPIIMILNLLIFFLRAEGRSYFITFAALIANLFNIIFELIFFLVFKMDIIGGGISILIGYFVNILLVASFILFYEFVNKGDYPFSFAFKQLKEFKINWNVFTTSLILSLGTFLRDASIAVANIVYVIVFFGTLNAISTAPGDAGVSAGLAFNDIQTVSGTPIYNLIFFAIYGIVDGLRPILAYNYQKQNYKRVKVVYYYGIITGVVFSLLINAVFWPIFLFGGPSVTSFFNANTPSEIHVLTLLFCTLLFQFPLLSLSISGLSLFQSTGKMFLNIVASLAQGLIFFFPILYSMWNIAILVSDYKVMLFTAFTNIAISSIAIEITSSIYLHLYMGKKEKYKDPTVHLDVIIQKLEKFFTKNK; this comes from the coding sequence ATGAAAGTTTTTAAAAACAAGAAACGAAAATTTTTGAATGAAAGCATGTATGAGACAGAGTCAATTCCAAAACTTACATTAAAAGTTTTAGTTCCTTCTTTATTTGTTTCATTGCTATTTGGAATTTACATTTTTGTAGATCAAATTTTAATGCAACACATTATTCCTGTTAATGGAATAAATTATTTGGAAAATGCATTATTAAGTGCAGGATTAACTAAAGATCAGATATTGTCTGTTTTATCTCCAAATGATTCCCAAGCAAATTATGATAATCTAATTTATCAAGCAAATAGAAATATGATTGTTTATCAAACTTCAGTCATAGGGACAGTAAACTTAATATTTATTTCTATTGGTTTATTTATAAATTCCGGAGCTTCAGTTCTATTCAGTAGAGCGTTAGCACAACAAGACAAACAAAAATGTAAAAGCATTTGAGTTTCTTCATTCTATAGCTGTTTATTCTTATCAATTGTACTAACTGTATTAATTATGAGTATTCAAACTTATATAGTAGAAGCTTGTATAGCAAAAAGTACAGTATCAACTTCAGAAGTTGTTAATTCCTACAACCAAGTTAGACATCAACTAATCTTAAATGCTGCAAACAAATATATGTACTTTATTACTGGTAGTATTCCTATCATTATGATTTTAAACTTACTGATCTTTTTCTTAAGAGCAGAAGGAAGAAGTTACTTTATTACATTTGCTGCTTTAATAGCAAATTTATTTAATATTATTTTTGAACTAATCTTCTTTTTGGTTTTCAAAATGGACATTATAGGTGGTGGAATATCTATCCTAATAGGATATTTTGTAAATATTCTTTTAGTAGCTTCATTCATCTTGTTTTATGAGTTTGTTAACAAAGGGGATTATCCATTCTCATTTGCATTCAAACAATTAAAAGAATTTAAAATTAATTGAAATGTTTTTACTACTTCTCTAATTTTATCTTTAGGTACTTTTTTAAGAGATGCTTCAATTGCAGTTGCTAACATAGTTTATGTAATAGTATTTTTTGGAACATTAAATGCAATTTCTACAGCTCCTGGAGATGCAGGAGTTTCAGCAGGTTTAGCATTCAATGATATACAAACTGTAAGTGGAACTCCAATTTACAATTTAATCTTTTTTGCCATCTATGGAATAGTTGATGGATTAAGACCAATTCTTGCTTATAACTATCAAAAACAAAATTATAAAAGAGTTAAGGTTGTTTACTACTATGGAATAATAACAGGTGTAGTTTTTAGTTTATTAATAAATGCAGTATTCTGACCAATATTCTTATTTGGAGGACCTTCAGTTACTTCATTCTTTAACGCCAATACACCATCTGAAATTCATGTACTAACATTATTATTCTGTACATTGTTATTCCAATTCCCACTTCTATCTTTATCAATTTCTGGATTAAGTCTTTTCCAATCAACAGGAAAAATGTTTTTAAATATTGTGGCTTCTTTAGCTCAAGGATTAATTTTCTTCTTCCCTATTTTATATAGCATGTGAAACATTGCTATATTAGTAAGTGATTACAAAGTAATGCTATTTACTGCATTTACAAATATTGCAATTTCATCAATTGCAATTGAAATTACTTCTTCAATCTATCTACATCTATACATGGGTAAAAAAGAAAAATACAAAGATCCAACTGTACATTTAGATGTAATTATTCAAAAACTTGAAAAGTTCTTTACTAAAAACAAATAA
- a CDS encoding MPN527 family putative ECF transporter permease subunit, giving the protein MNLENQEIQTANQINNLDESKNGINHKSFHSHNKWRDEKGRSTSYSIRSMVITAILLALYIVFCYVGNTFFHLTFLANFLNLDFSLVFLIILVFICKWQWWLFAAIVGGLANFLWAGVGGYVGVIFNIVLNLTTLSFTFLMKWIFIEKYLSSNKLNKPTDTVNDSLNHKKKRFKKIHGIELRILTICVVTFIYSIILNCVLNGILFTPLYMQLYHMTESAWFIETAKEYNANPNALLLFIPDYWTGIFTLYSAFNAIKFGLVLSLSFVLLVLRYKTNIVDSYFLS; this is encoded by the coding sequence ATGAATTTAGAAAACCAAGAAATTCAAACAGCAAATCAAATAAATAATTTAGATGAATCTAAAAATGGTATAAATCACAAATCTTTTCATAGTCATAATAAATGAAGAGATGAAAAAGGTAGAAGTACTTCTTACTCAATTAGATCAATGGTAATAACAGCAATTTTATTAGCTTTATACATTGTCTTTTGTTATGTAGGAAATACTTTTTTTCATCTTACATTTTTAGCAAATTTTTTAAATTTAGATTTCTCATTAGTTTTTTTAATTATCTTGGTATTTATTTGCAAATGACAATGATGATTGTTTGCAGCAATAGTTGGAGGATTGGCTAACTTCTTATGAGCTGGAGTTGGTGGATATGTAGGAGTAATTTTTAATATTGTTCTTAACTTAACAACTTTATCTTTTACTTTTTTAATGAAATGAATTTTTATAGAAAAATATCTTTCTAGCAATAAATTAAATAAACCAACAGATACTGTTAATGATTCTTTAAACCACAAAAAGAAAAGATTTAAAAAAATACATGGAATAGAACTTAGAATATTAACAATATGTGTAGTTACATTTATTTACTCAATTATTTTAAATTGTGTTCTTAATGGTATTCTTTTTACTCCATTATATATGCAACTATACCATATGACTGAATCAGCTTGATTTATAGAAACAGCAAAAGAATATAATGCAAATCCAAATGCATTATTACTATTTATTCCAGATTACTGAACAGGAATTTTTACTTTATATTCAGCTTTTAATGCCATTAAATTTGGATTAGTATTATCACTATCTTTTGTTTTACTTGTTTTGAGATATAAAACTAACATAGTAGACAGCTATTTCTTGTCATAA
- the metK gene encoding methionine adenosyltransferase, producing the protein MELRKIMTSESVGKGHPDKICDQISDAVLDECLKQDPNSKVACEVFAANRLIVIGGEITTAGYVDVVKMAWNVLIPLGYDESDFTIISNVNSQSNEIFNAVEKDNQIGAGDQGVVYGYATDECENFMPLPINIAHDLVKCAEQVIWNTKIDFIKHDMKSQVTIDYADSQNPKIDQIIMSVQHSQNATKESIESFCNAIIDFVVKKYNLNSDFKRIINNSGKFTIGGPIGDTGLTGRKLMVDTYGSLAKHGGGAFSGKDCTKVDRSGAYFARYIAKNIVAAKLAKKCEVQLSFAIGASKPIAFAVDTFGTSKYSDEQIYEIIVNTFDFSIKSFIEKFNMRSPIYSPFSTYGHFGRTELNPGWEQLDKVEEILEFTKKYN; encoded by the coding sequence ATGGAATTGAGAAAAATAATGACAAGTGAATCTGTTGGTAAAGGTCACCCTGATAAAATTTGTGATCAAATTTCAGACGCTGTTTTAGATGAGTGTTTAAAACAAGACCCAAATTCTAAAGTGGCTTGTGAAGTTTTTGCTGCTAATAGATTAATAGTAATTGGTGGAGAAATCACTACTGCTGGATATGTTGATGTAGTAAAGATGGCTTGAAATGTATTAATTCCTTTAGGGTATGATGAAAGTGATTTTACTATCATTTCTAATGTTAATTCTCAGTCTAATGAAATCTTTAATGCAGTTGAAAAAGATAATCAAATAGGTGCAGGTGATCAAGGGGTGGTATATGGGTATGCAACTGATGAATGTGAAAACTTTATGCCATTACCTATTAATATTGCACATGATTTAGTAAAGTGTGCTGAACAAGTAATTTGAAACACTAAAATAGACTTTATTAAACATGATATGAAATCACAAGTAACAATTGATTATGCTGATTCACAAAATCCTAAAATTGATCAAATTATTATGAGTGTACAACACTCTCAAAATGCCACTAAAGAAAGTATTGAATCTTTTTGTAATGCAATAATAGATTTTGTAGTCAAAAAATACAATCTAAACTCTGACTTCAAAAGAATCATTAATAATAGTGGAAAGTTTACAATTGGTGGACCAATTGGGGATACTGGATTAACTGGTAGAAAATTAATGGTAGACACTTATGGTTCTTTAGCTAAACATGGTGGTGGAGCTTTCAGTGGGAAAGATTGTACAAAAGTAGATAGAAGTGGAGCTTACTTTGCTAGATATATTGCTAAAAACATAGTAGCAGCTAAACTTGCTAAGAAGTGTGAAGTTCAATTAAGTTTTGCAATAGGTGCTTCTAAACCAATTGCTTTTGCAGTAGATACTTTTGGGACATCAAAATACAGTGATGAACAAATATATGAAATCATTGTTAATACTTTTGATTTTTCAATAAAATCATTTATTGAGAAATTTAATATGAGATCTCCAATTTACAGTCCTTTTTCAACTTATGGTCATTTTGGTAGAACTGAATTAAATCCAGGATGAGAACAACTAGATAAAGTAGAAGAAATTTTAGAATTTACTAAAAAATATAATTAA
- a CDS encoding ABC transporter permease — translation MRNEFTKNIAVKTKSFFENFNHFIKYEMFSKEYFQFIFSLNFKKKSIYINIFVYILMIVACAIIAPLIIGFQPILLLSYPVLSLILVLIIAIISSYITVEIFRTPVDDGTELMTLSKPLHRSQIFFCKCLVLTIIGTTIALTGAIFSSIGLTIPSIDKVDQLKVIGGIFIATIICFAVFGSITVFFSLFANKIISLLSTTGLVFVIIVTSILGSLTIDTKTNFDTGTNFSENTNQIGYLNVTEQGKPSAVQGYTPNSNSSRTAEESYQVEFDTKVFPKFALFDFGQQLSSMFTLNMAPKDTFAKMKIMDTMKSPFKLSFSPIQDFSNFTGTSLKLVYPMEPSSQSSQTQEENFLFVPTYDTGISSTNASNLFGTYVQYTLYDYNNVKLVDGNTEYLDFENLINQRFEYRWDNVQWTQNNSNGSTQETDATKIILNYADDFFKLTNGVAEDVVQNYFDLYNLTNYTQRVKAINKLNQIIYTGIYRNFVRGSNSTINVQIIIDRFMAAFEELQKDPNNTSLLEELARNYIQQFVLLRLMYFNFQSGISNLRSYINSLESNNQNNGGGSGSGNSNGNGTDSGNTENDTDTYNKGIQAFFTGAFSGGSISFKIKDPSNNSSNSYFNYSFRPTYRIAPSSRFANFQEAKLVSLYNPYGLFISWIGFSAVITLISLVIYRKKDFK, via the coding sequence ATGAGGAATGAATTTACAAAAAATATAGCTGTAAAAACTAAATCATTTTTTGAGAATTTTAACCACTTTATTAAATATGAAATGTTTAGTAAAGAATATTTTCAATTTATCTTTAGTTTGAACTTCAAAAAGAAATCTATATACATTAATATATTTGTTTATATATTAATGATTGTAGCTTGTGCTATTATTGCACCATTAATTATTGGTTTCCAACCAATATTACTTTTAAGTTATCCAGTACTATCTTTAATTTTAGTTTTAATAATTGCAATTATTTCTTCTTACATTACTGTAGAGATATTTAGAACCCCAGTAGATGATGGAACAGAACTAATGACACTTAGTAAGCCACTCCATAGAAGTCAAATCTTTTTTTGTAAGTGTTTAGTATTAACAATTATTGGTACAACAATTGCATTAACTGGAGCAATCTTTTCTTCAATTGGATTAACAATTCCATCAATTGATAAAGTAGATCAATTAAAAGTAATAGGTGGAATCTTTATTGCAACTATTATCTGTTTTGCAGTATTTGGATCAATCACAGTTTTCTTTTCTTTATTTGCTAATAAAATTATTTCTTTATTATCTACAACTGGTTTAGTATTTGTAATTATTGTTACTTCAATTTTAGGATCACTAACAATAGATACCAAAACTAACTTTGATACTGGAACAAACTTTTCAGAAAATACTAATCAAATTGGTTATTTAAATGTTACTGAACAAGGAAAACCAAGTGCAGTACAAGGTTATACACCAAATAGTAATTCTAGTAGAACTGCAGAAGAATCATACCAAGTAGAATTTGATACTAAAGTATTTCCAAAGTTTGCATTATTTGATTTTGGTCAGCAATTATCTTCTATGTTTACATTGAATATGGCTCCAAAAGATACATTTGCAAAAATGAAAATTATGGATACTATGAAGTCTCCATTTAAATTGAGCTTTAGTCCAATCCAAGATTTCAGTAATTTTACAGGTACTAGTTTAAAACTAGTTTATCCAATGGAACCAAGTAGTCAAAGTTCGCAAACACAAGAAGAGAATTTCTTATTTGTGCCAACATATGATACAGGTATATCTTCAACTAATGCTTCAAATTTATTTGGTACATATGTGCAATACACATTGTATGATTACAACAATGTAAAACTAGTTGATGGAAATACAGAATACTTAGATTTTGAAAATTTAATAAACCAAAGATTTGAATATCGTTGAGATAATGTACAGTGAACACAAAATAATAGCAATGGTTCAACACAAGAAACTGATGCTACAAAAATCATTCTAAATTATGCAGATGACTTCTTTAAGTTAACTAATGGAGTTGCAGAAGATGTAGTTCAAAATTATTTTGATTTATATAACTTAACAAACTACACACAAAGAGTTAAAGCTATTAATAAATTAAATCAAATTATCTATACAGGTATTTATAGAAATTTTGTAAGAGGATCAAATAGCACTATTAATGTTCAAATAATTATTGATAGATTTATGGCTGCTTTTGAAGAACTTCAAAAAGATCCTAATAATACTTCTTTATTAGAGGAATTAGCTAGAAATTATATTCAACAATTTGTTTTATTAAGATTAATGTATTTTAATTTCCAAAGTGGTATTTCTAACTTGAGATCTTATATTAATTCATTAGAATCAAACAATCAAAATAATGGTGGTGGATCTGGTTCTGGAAATAGTAACGGAAATGGAACAGATTCAGGAAATACTGAAAATGATACTGATACATACAATAAAGGTATACAAGCATTCTTTACAGGAGCATTCAGTGGTGGAAGCATATCATTTAAAATAAAAGATCCATCAAACAACTCAAGTAACAGTTATTTTAATTATTCTTTTAGACCAACATATAGAATTGCGCCATCTTCAAGATTTGCAAACTTTCAAGAAGCAAAACTTGTTAGTTTATACAACCCTTATGGACTTTTCATTTCATGAATTGGTTTTAGTGCAGTGATAACTTTAATTTCTCTAGTAATATATAGAAAGAAGGACTTTAAATAA